CTCATCACCACCTACAACCACTTGGAGTCCATCGGCGTTCATACCGGCGACAGGGTGAAGGTTGGCCAGGTCATCGCACGCGTGGGCACCACCGGATGGTCCACGGGCTGCCACCTGCATTTCGAAGCCATCCTCAACGGCCGCTACACCAATCCCCTGCGGTGGAGCTTCCTCCAGCTCCGGGCTTTGGGCCAGGTTCCGGCCGACATGGTTTCGTACGCGCCGGGCCAGGGAGCCTCCGCGGGCATGATCAGCTGGACTATTCCCCTCCAGGTGGACCCGGGCGATGGGTCGCCGGCGGCCGGGCTGCTGCCGTCGCCCTTCCCGCCGCTCCTGCCACGTCTTCCAAGCCCAGTGCCGTCCGAAGCGACGGGCATCGTGCTCCCACCTCCCAGCGCGCAAACGACGACGTCGGCCCCGCCACCGCCCGAACCATCCGGAGGTGCCGCGCCGCCTTCGTCCGGCCCGGCACCCAGCGGGCCGCCGGCTGCTCAGCCAAGCCCGACGCCGTCGCCCACTTCGCCGAGCCCGACGCCTTCGCCAACTGGGCCGACGCCGTCGCCCACTTCTCCGAGCCCGTCGCCTTCCCCGACAGAGCCGGTCAGCCCGACTCCCGCGCCCACTGATCCGGCGCCCTCGCCCACTTCGCCGGGTCCGTCGCCTTCGCCGACCCAGCCGACCCCCACAGAGCCGGTCAGCCCGACTCCCGCGGCCACTGATCCGGCTCCCTCGCCCACCTCACCGGCGCCCGTCGACCCGGCTCCTGCCCCGCCGGCTCCTACACCTGCGCCAACGCCAATTGCACCTGCTCCCGCACCGGCACCAGCACCTGCTCCCGCACCTGCGCCGGCTCCAGTTGCTCCGGCTCCGGCTCCGGCTCCGGCTCCTGCTCCCGCACCCTCCCCGGTTCCCGCACCCGCCCCGGCACCGACGACGGTAGCGCCTGCTCCGGCGCCGGCGCCGGCACCGGTTCCGGTCCCGGCTCCGACGACCGTGCCGCCTGCGCCAACCCCAACGCCAACCCCCACGCCATCGCCCTCGTTGACCGGACCCGTACCCACAACGCCGCCGGCCTAGAAAAACTCCGGTCCGTACCCGTACATGGGGGCTTCGGCAACGAACTCCCCATATGAATAATTCTTCGCTGATGCGCAGCCCGCGCCCCTGTATCCGATCCCGCTGATCCTCAATGACGGGACCAGGACGAATTTTGGACAGTTCGAAGGGAAAGTAGTGCTGGTGGTCAATGTCGCCTCGAACTGCGGATTCACCCGCCAATACGCAGGCCTCGAAGCCCTCTACGGCAAGTTCCGGGACCGGGGGTTCGAAGTCCTTGGCGTTCCGTGCAACCAGTTCGCGGGTCAGGAACCCGGTACCGACGACGAAATTGCGGACTTCTGTGAACGGAATTTTGGCGTCACGTTCCCACTCACGGCCAAGACCGATGTCCGCGGCAGGAACCAGCACCTGCTCTCCGGCGAGCTCACCAAGTTCCGGACCGGCCTGCTGCCGGGGATGGTGAAGTGGAACTTCGAGAAGTTCCTGGTCAACCGCGAGGGGAATGTGGTGGCCCGGTTCGCTCCCACAGTGGAGCCGGACTCAGCAGCAGTGATCGACGCGATCGAGCAGGAGCTCGGATAAGGGCGGGTTGTCCGAACATCGTCCGCAAAAGCGCAGTTCTTTTAACTTTTTCCACATCAGCAACGGCGATTCACCCCAAGTTTGCCAAATGTCTGATTGGATAAATATTACTGAAGGGTACAAGGGAAGAACGGCTTCCCACCGACCATAGAGGTAGCAATGGAGCACATCGAGGCCGAACATCCCCGGCCACGCCACTTCCTACTCCACCTGAGCGATCCCCACCTGTTGGGAGGTCCAGAACCCCTCTACGGAACCGTCGACAGCGAAGCCAGGCTTATCCAGCTGTTCGACGAAGTCAAAGCATCCGGCGCCAGGCCGGAAGCCGTGATTTTTACCGGCGACCTCGCCGACAAGGGCGATGCACAGGCCTACGTCAAGCTGCGCGCCATCGTCGAGCCCGCCTGCAAGGAACTCGGCGCCCAGGTCATTTGGGCCATGGGCAACCACGACGACCGTGCCAATTTCCGCAAGGGCCTGCTCGACCAACCCGGTACGGATGAACCGGTGGACCACAGCTACTTCATCAACGGGCTGCGCGTCATCACGCTGGACACCACCGTCCCGGGTTTCCACCACGGCGAACTGAGTGCCGCCCAGTTGGAGTGGCTGGCCCGGCAGCTGGAAACCCCCGCGCCGGACGGCACCATCCTGGCCCTCCACCACCCTCCGGTCCCGTCTGTCCTGGATCTTTCGGTGCTTGTGGAACTGCGGGACCAGGCATCCCTGGCGGCCGTGGTGCGCAACTCGGACGTCCGCACCATCCTGGCCGGCCACCTGCACTACTCCACCACTGCCAGCTTCGCCGGCGTGCCCGTGTCGGTCGCGTCCGCGTCCTGCTACACGCAGGACCTCAACGTTCCGGTGGGAGGCACCCGCGGACAGGACGGCGGCCAGGCGTTCAACCTGGTGCACGTCTACGAGCACACCATCGTGCACTCGGTGGTTCCGCTGGGCAGCTCGCCCACCGTGGGCGAGTACGTCTCACCCGAAGAAACGGCCCGGCGCCTGGAAGCGGCGGGCGTCCGGATCCCGGAAACCACCAAGCAGCTGGGGAGCTCCAAGCTCGGAATCAGCGTGCGACGCTAGGCATAGCTTGAAGGTGATGCCGGTCCCCGTTGGGGGACCGGCATTGGTCTTTCCTGGCTACTTTTCCCAGGGCGCCTTGATGGGGAAGTACCGTTCCAGGAAATCGGTCACCAGTTCGGCCCGCTCGTCCGCACTGACCTCGGGGAAGCTGCCGTCGTTCAGGCAGAAGAAGTCCATGTTCCGCTTGCCCAGCAGCTTGGGCAGGTACTTCAGCCCGGACCGCATGGTGGTGTCCACATAACGCACCTTGGCCGCTGTCTGGGTGACGGCCAGGCCGGTGAGCAGGGCGTAGTAGTGGTAGAACGAGTTGGTCACGGAGATGTTGTCCGCCGCCCGGAACCGGCTGGCCGCCGTCTTGCGGAACTCCTCAGGGAACTCTTGCTCCATCTGGCTTACCACGCTGCGCCGCAGGGGCGCGGCGGTGTGCTCAAGGTGCCGGGTGGTGATCCGCCCGAACCGGTTCCACAGCAGCTTGCGGTTCACGCGGGCGGCGTTCTCGAATCCGCTGCGCTCGGCATCGTTCTCGCCCAGGCCGATCCTGGTTTCCGCCTCGATGAACTTGGTGATGCCGCCGGGGGTAAAGAACATGTCCGGGCCCACGGGGCGGCCGAAGAACATGTCGTCGTTGGAGTAGAGGAAGTGCTCGGACAACCCCTCGATGTTGTGCAGCTGGCACTCCACCGCCTGGGAGTTGTGGGTGGGCAGCACCGAGGGATCAGAGAAGAACTCCTCGCTGCGGACGATCGTGACGGAGGGGTGGTCGGCCAACCAGGCCGGCGCGGGGGAGTCCGTGGCGATGAAGATGCGGCGGATCCAGGGCGCAAACATGTAGACCGAGCGCAGCGCGTACTTCAGCTCGTTGATTTGCCGGAAGCGGGCCTCATGGTCGTCGCCTTCACCCAGGACATGTCCCTTTTGCTGGGCGCGGCGGGCCGCGATGTATTCGGGGGAGCTGCCGTCCACCCAGGAGAAGACGATGTCGACGTCGAAGCTGATGTCGCTGGCATGGTCGGCGAACATGTTCTCGATGGTGGGCCAGGTGTGGCCGTAGCGCTCCACCGTGCCGCGGACCGCGTCCTGGCGCAGCAGGGTCCTGCGGGTCAGGGAGTTTTCGATGGGAAGGGTGAGTTGTTCGCCCTCGAAGGCCCACAGTTCGATCTGGACGCCGGCGGAGGCGCCGAACTCGAAGCCGCCCACCGGCTCAACCCGCGGACGGTAGAGGCGGAAGATGCGGCCCTGCCGGTTGGGGGACAGTTCGCCGTCGGCCACCAGGACGGATGTCTTTTTCTTGGCATCCACGGTCATGGAGTAGAAGGGCTCGTCCCGGCAGGCCTCCACCAGGGCAGCGCGAAGCTTCTTCCGGTCCTTCCAGTCCAGAGCCAGCACGGGCCGGTCGTTGTTCCCGCGGACCAGGAGGTAGGAGAGGCCGGCGTTGGCCAGGACGTTGCGCAGGAACAGCAGGTCTTCCACCATGGCCTGGTATGGGGTCCTGGTGTCGTTGATCAGGGAATAGCGGCCCTTGTGCCTGATGACGTCCGGCCGGTGGCTGAGCCGCTGCTCCGCCGCCGCCGACGTGATCTCGGCATGAAATTGTTCCTCCACGGACGCCTGGCCGCCGTAGTAGACCTCGTCCTGGACCGGTGCTTCTGTAATGGTTGTCTCCGTGCTGCTGGAAGTGGGCATTCTTACCTGCATGATAGTCCTGCAGTTGTAACGGGAGGTTTCGGAGCGCCGTCAGGGCACCCCGGTGAACGTTCGACGGCGGCCCGGCAGCGGCTCAGGCGTCCAGCGCCTCCCGCCAGGCGCGCAGGAAGGCGCCGCCGGCGTCGTCGTGGATCACTGTGGCTTCCAGCCCCAGGTCCTCCGCCGTGAGCACCGGGTAGGGCTTGTTGGGCACGCCGTCCGCAGGGCGCACGTCCACGTGCTTGACGGAATGGTCGTTGTGGTGGAGCCAATCAGCCATGGCGTAGTCGGTGCGTGAATCGCCCACCGTCCGCCACGCCTGCGGCGTGATGCCCTGGGCCGCGAGGAGTTCCACGGCGCGGCTGGCGCCCAGGTCCTTCCCCAGGCGTACGGACTCGATGTCAGTGGAAATGATGGTGGGATCCACGCGGTAGTCCACCTCGTCGTCGGAATTGGGGACGTGGTGGTCCAGCCGGACAACGCCGAGGCCGTGCCGCACCATGAGCTCCATCGCTTCGGCGTCGAACAGCTTTTGCTCGGCCAGGTAGTCGGCGCTCGGCACGTCGATGTGCTGCTCCACGGACACCATGGCCCGCTTGGTTTCATCGAAGAACATGTGCGCGGCGTAGTCCTCTGCCACCAGCCGGCGGATGTCGTCGCCATACGCTGCCGGCACGGCCAGTTCCCGGTCCACGTGGACGGGCCCGGGCCCGGCGGAGGTGTAGCTGAACCAGACGGCCCCCTTTTCGCAGATGGCGTGGATAACCGTGCCTGCCGGAATACCGGCCGCGATCATCGGTTCCATCACCTGCTCCCGGATGAAGGCGTCGGAGCGGCCGGTGTTGAAGATGACGGGAATCCCTGCCGCGGCGAGGGCCACCAGGTCCAGGATGATGTCCGCTTTAACGTTCCGGGTCACCGGGCTGGCCACCGGCCCATCCACATCCAGCAGGAGCGCCAGCGGCGGTGCGGACGGCAGGCGGATTCCGGGTGCGGGCACGGCTGGGGACTCGGTGGCTGTCATGGCTCCATTCTCTCAGCACGGGCGGGGGTGCTGCGCGGGCGCCGGGGGACGGGGGCGCTTTGTCACTGTTTGGCTACAACCTGGCACGCACCAGCCCTGCTACTTTCACTGGCGCGGCGCGGTGCCTACTGTGGCATGGTGATATTCAAAGCTGTGGGCGAGGGCCGCCCTTACCCCGACCATGGTTTCAACACCCCAAAACAGTGGGCCTCCCTGCCGCCGCGGCCCGTCCGGCTGGACGAACTGGTGACCACCAAGCGCACCCTGGACCTGGAGGCGCTGCTGGCGGAGGATTCCACCTTCTTTGGCGACCTTTTCCCGCACGTGGTGCAGTACCGGGGAACCCTGTATCTGGAGGACGGGCTGCACCGCGCGGTCCGCACCGCACTGCACCAGCGCACCGCAATCCACGCCCGGGTCCTGGTACTCGATGGCTAGGAAGCGGCCGGCGGACCCCAGCGTCCTTCACGGCCACCATGTTGTTTCCGGCCCGGAGCTGCGCGCCGCCATGGAAGCGGCCAAGGACGCCGATGAGACCGCCCGGGTCCGCCGCCGCGTACTGCACGGGGTGGTGCTGGTCCTGCTGATCGGCCTGATCGCCGCCGGCATCATCGTTGCCATGGCCATCATCAACGGGCGGCTGAAAATCCCTGCCGCCGAACCGGCCCCGACTCCGGTGTCATCCTGCCCGGCCTCGAGCTTCGACTACACACCCAACGACAAGGTCAACCTCAACGTCCTAAACTCCACCAGCCGGTCCGGGCTGGCCCGCTCGGTGGCGGACGAGTTCCTGGCACGGAAGTTCGTGGTGGGGAACGTGTCTAACATCAACGCCGGCTATCGGGGCGTGGCTGCGGTGGTGTCAGGTGCGGCCGGACAAGCGGCGGCCTTCACGGTGCAGCGCAATCTCCAGGGTTCCGACTACTTCCAGGACGGCAGGAACGACGCCAGCGTTGATGTGATCCTGGCGCAGGACTACAAGGGCCTCGTCCCGCCGGAACTTGTTGACCAGACTCCGGGCCAGCTCAGCTGCCCCCGGGAAAGCCGGCGCATAGCAGACCCTGACAAGCTGCCCGTTACGCCTGCCGCCTGATCCTCCGGCCCGGCACCTGGCGCCTGCCCGTCAGCTGGCCACCGCCGGAAGCTGCGCCACCCTGATGGGCCGCCCCCCGGCGTCGAACCTTGCACCTGCGCCCAACTGGATGAACCGCACGGTCCGGGCCACGCGGGCCTCCAGCTCGGCAGGCTCGTCGCTGCCCCTCGCCGCGCTGGAGGACAGGGTGCCCAGAATCAGTTGCGACTGCTGGCCCACGTCGGCTACGGGCAGGTAGCCCTGTTCCATGCCATCCCGCAGGATGCCCTGGAGCAGGACGCTGAGCTCACCCACGTGGTCCGAGAGTTTGGCAAAGGACGACGGCGACAGCACGGCCCCCATGGCAGGCCCAGGCGGGAGGTGGCGGCGGCTGAGGTCAACCACCTGGGCGCGGACGTACAGGGCCAGCCGGTCCACCGGGTTCTCCAGGCGCTCCAGTGCGTCGCGCAGGTCGGAAAGAAACTTTTCGGTTTCATCGAGGGCGTAGGAGATCAGGAGCTCTTCGATATCGGCGAAGTAGTTATAGACTGCAGTCCTGCCAATGCCTGCGTGGCGGGCCACGTCGGTCATGGTCAGCCCTGGAAGGCCGTGGGTGAACAGGAGCTCGCCGAAAGCGGTGAGGATGCGGCGCTGGGTCTCCGCGCGTTGTTCGGCATTGCTGGCCGCTGAAATCCTGGGCATGCGGACACTTTACCGCGATGTGTCAGTAAAGTGCGCTAGATGGCGCAACCGTCAGGACCGCAGGCTTCGGCGTCAGTGGAATTGACCAGGACCAGTGGGTTGGCTTCCTGCCAGGCCTGGTCCAGGGCTGCGGTGAACGTCTCCGTGGGCTGGGCTCCGGACAGCCCGAACTTGCGGTCGATCACAAAGAACGGGACACCGCTGATGCCCAGGCCCCGGGCTTCCTGGAAGTCGAACCGTACCTCGTCCGAGTACTTGTCCGTGGTGAACAGCTCATCCACCTCGGCGGCCGGCAGCCCCAGGTCCTTGCCGAGGGCGGACAGGTACTCCCGGCTGCCGATGTCCTTGCCGTGCTCGAAGTGGTCGCTGAGCAGGCGTTCCTTCGCCGCATCCTGTTTGCCGTGTGCCGCGGCCAGGTGGATCAGCCGGTGGGCGGTGAAGCTGTTCGCCACCACCACTTTGTCGAACCGGTAGTCCAGGCCTTCGCCCTTTGCCTGCTGGGCCACGTGCTCGAACATTTGGGAAACCTGCTGGGCCGGCATGCCCTTGCGGCTGCTCAGGTACTCCAGTTCGGTGCCGTCGTAGTGTTCCGGAAGCGTGGGATCCAGCTGGTAGCTGCGCCACACCACGTCAACGGCATCGCGGTGGGGAAATGCGGCCAGGGCAGCCTCGAACCGGCGCTTGCCGATGAAGCACCACGGGCAGGCGACGTCGGACCAGATCTCAATCTTCATGTCCTGCACAACCCGCGGGCTTCCGCCACCATTCCTGGCCCCGGGTATGAGATGTCCCACAACCGGGTCTTGTGGCCGGGGCAATCCTGCGGAATAGTCGGAGCAGAGGTCATGCAGCGGGCCCTTTCGGAAAGCACCGCGGCGCAGGTAATACGCCCGGTGAAGTATTGCCCGGCCAGCTGGGGAGCCCGGCCTGTCAAACCTGGGAGCCAGGAATGCGGATTGGACTTGTCACAGGGCCGTGGATTCAGGTGCCACCGGCAACGTACGGCGGAACCGAGAGAGTGGTGGACACGCTGGCCAGGGGCTTCGCGGCCTCCGGGCATGAGGTGCTTTTGGCAGCACCGTCAGACAGCACCTGCCCCGTGCAGTTGGTGCCCGGGATGCGGCCCACCGACTATGGGGGGCTGGGGACCACGCTCTCCGAGCTCAGCCACGTGGTCAGGGCTTACGAGGGGCTGAAGGGCGTGGACATCATCCACGACCACACGCTTGCGGGTCCCCTCTACCTGCACCGGCCCGGCGGGGTTCCGCTGGCAACCACCATCCACGGGCCAATCCACGAACAGGCTGCGGACATCTACCGTGCCGTAGCCAGGAGTGGAGCGGTCATAGCCATCTCCAGGGACCAGGCATCCCACGCACCCACGGTTCCCGTGACCCGCGTGATTCACCATGGAATGGACCTTTCCGCCGTACCGGTTGGGTCCGGAAGCGGCGGCTACCTGTGCTTCGTGGGCCGATCATGCCCGGATAAGGGCCTGGTTGAGGCCATCGCCATCGCGCGGCAGGCCGACATGCATCTTAAGATCGCGGTCAAAATGCGGGAGCCGGAAGAAATCCGCTACTTCCGGGATGTCATTGAACCGATGCTTGGGCCCAACGAGGACTTCGTGGGCGAGGTGGACGACGCCACCAAATACCGGCTGATGGGGGAGGCGGCAGCCTTCCTGAACCCTATCCAGTGGTCGGAGCCGTTCGGCTTGGTGATGATCGAAGCCCTGGCCACCGGAACGCCCGTGGTAGGGACGTACATCGGTTCCGCCCCGGAGATCGTTAAGCACGGACGCACGGGATTCCTGGGAAAGACAGAGGAGCTGGCCGGCTTCGTTCCTGCTGCTGCAGCACTGGACAGGGCTGGGTGCCGCAAATCCGTGGAGGACAGGTTCAGTGCCGAACGGATGGTTGCCGAGCACCTGGAACTCTACAGCGACCTGATTGAAGGGAGGATGCCGCCAGGGGTTCCGCACGGTACCCGGTTGCACCAGAATCGATAGGGGCAGAACTGCATTCCCGATCCCCCGGGAAGCGTCCCCTTCAGAAGGGAGTCCTTCCATGACAGCCTGGAACGCAGACAATGAGGCCACCGTTTCCGAGTCGGGCTCAGTCACTGTCCTGGAGGGTTCGTCCTTCTGTATTTCCTCGGGCAGTGGCGACATCAGTCCAGATGCCGGCACGAACGGAGCGTTCTACCAGGACACCCGCATCGTGTCCCGCTGGGTTCTGCGCGTCAACGGCTCGCTGCGCGAACCGCTTTCGGCCCAGCGCCCCCAACCCTTCCAGGCCACCTTCGTAGGGCGGGCAAAGTGGCCCGGCGGGAGATTCGACAGCCCGCTGGTGGTCCGGCAGGTCCGGCACATCGGCCCGGGCCTGCAGGACGACATCACGCTGGAAAATTATGCCGCCGAGCCCGTGGAATGCGACATCGAACTCCTGGTGGATGCCGACCAGGCCGACCTGTTTGACGTAAAAGGTGGACGCACCACGGGAGCGGATGACACCACCCGGACGGTGTCCGAGGGCAGGCTTGTCATCGAGGCCGGGCGCCATGGCCAGCAGCGCGGCTCCGCCATTGGGGCCCGGGACGCAGAGGTCAGCACGGACGGACTGCGCTTCCGGGTGACTGTCCCGGCCCGGGGCAAATGGGCCACCAGTGTCATTGTGGTGCCGCTGGTGAACGGTGAAGCGCCGGAAGAGCCATTCAAGGAAGGACAACTGCCGCATCACCGCGAGGGTGTGCGACGGCACCTGGCCTGGGAAGAGAACATCCCGCGGATCAGCATTGAGGACACCAGCCTCCAGAACCTGCTCAACCGAAGCCAGAGCGATCTTGGTGCCCTTCGCATCTTCGATGCCCATCACCCGGAACGGGCAGCGGTTGCTGCCGGTGCGCCATGGTTCATGGCCCTGTTCGGGCGGGATTCGCTGCTGACCTCCTACATGAGCCTGATGGTCAATCCCAACCTTGCCCTGGGCACCCTGCAGACCCTGGCCGGAATCCAGGGGAAGAAGGTGGACCCGGATTCGGAGGAAGAACCGGGGCGCATTCCCCATGAGGTTCGGCTCGGCGTGACGGCGGGCCTTTCCCTCGGCGGCACGGCGTACTACGGCACGGCGGATGCGACACCGCTTTTTGTAGCGGTCCTCGGTGAGCTGAGCCGTTGGGGGCTGTCCCGGGACAAGATCCAGCCGCTGCTGGCCCACGCCGACCGTGCACTGGACTGGATCGAAAATTACGGCGACCGGGACGGTGATGGATTCGTCGAATACCTCCGCGCCAATGACCATGGCCTGGTCAACCAGGGCTGGAAGGACTCCTGGGACGGCATCAACTTCGCCGACGGCACCATCGCCGAAGCCCCGATCGCCCTGTGCGAAGTCCAGGCCTATGTGTACTCCGCCTACCTGGGCAGGTCACTGCTGGCCCATTGGAGCGGCGACCCGGCCCTGGAACTGCACTGGGCCGACAAGGCAGCGGCGTTCAAGGAGGAGTTCAACAAGAAGTTCTGGCTGCCGGACAAGGGCTATTATGCGGTGGCGCTGGACAAGGACAAGCGGCCGGTCGACGCCCTGACCTCCAACATCGGCCATTGCCTGTGGACCGGCATCGTGGACCAGGACAAAGCGGTGTCCGTGATGGAGCATCTGATGTCCCCACAGATGTTCACCGGATGGGGCATCCGTACGCTGGCCTCGGACATGGGCGCCTATAACCCCGTCAGCTACCACAACGGCTCCGTGTGGCCGCACGATACGGCGCTGGTAGCCACGGGCCTGATGCGCTACGGGTTCGTGGACGAGGCCAAGCGGGTGGCCCTGGGAATCTTCGACGCTGCCGCGCACTTCGACGGTCGGCTGCCGGAACTGTTCTGCGGTTTCGACCGCGGAGAGTTTCCCAGCCCGGTGCCTTATCCCACGGCATGCTCACCTCAAGCGTGGGCTGCCGCGGCGCCCGTGCAACTCGCCCGCATCCTGCTCCGGTTCGACCCCGTCTTCACCCGGGACGTGGTGCACCTGGCACCCATCCTGCCTGAGGTGGTGGGCACCTTCCGGGCGGAGAACGTCCTGCTCGACTCCAGCCGGGTCACCATCAGCGCAGCCGGAACCAAAGGCAGTGTCGAGGGCCTTCCGCCGGGGCTCAAGCTCCTGACCGAGCCCCGGCCCCCGCTGGCCTACCCGCCGAACGGTTTTGCCGGGAGTTCCGTGCGGCACGGACTCAACCAGCCCGGCGCCTGATCCCGGGTTCAGGGGAGGGCGCGCTCCAGGACGAAGTCATGTTCAACGGTGCTGCCCAGCCGGAAGGACTTGGTGCCCACCTTGTGGAAACCGGACTTTTCGTAGAACCGGATGGCCCGGGCGTTCTGGCTGTTCACGCCCAGCCAGGCTCCGGCGCCGCCGCCTCCTGCCGCCGCCTGCAGGCTGGCGTGCATGAGTTCGGCTGCCGCGCCCAGGCCGTGGTAGTCAGGGTGGACGTAGCACTTGCTGATTTCGACGGACGGCAGCAACTTCAGGACAGAGGCCACGTCGGGATCGGTGGCGGGCCGGTCCACCAGCAGGCTGTAGCCGTTGAGCTGCCCGCCGGCGTCGATGACCAGGATGGTGGTGTCCGGGTCCGCAAGGTACCCCTTGAAGTGTTCTTCGCTCAGGGTGTTGGCCAGGTGGGCGGCAATATCGGCAGGTGACGACGACGGCGGGCAGGCCAGCGGAAAGGTGACGGCCGCCAGCGCAGCCAGCGCGCCGGCGTCGTCCGCTGTTGCCCTGCGGATGGTGTGGGTCATGCTGTTCTTTCGGGTTCAGGCGGTGATGGTTCGGATGGGGGAGCCGGCCAGCCAGGCGGTGATGTCCTCAAGGGCGCCGCCGTAGAACTGCCGGTAGCTTTCCTGGGTGACGTACCCCAGGTGCGGGGAGAGTACGGTGTTGGGTGCAGCCAGGAGCGGGTGACCGGCCTGCAGCGGTTCCTGGTCGAAGACGTCCAGGGCGGCGCCGCGGATCCACCCCTCGTTCAGCGCTTTGATCAGCGCTTCCTGGTCCACCAGCGGTCCGCGGGAGGTGTTTACCAGGATGCCGTCAGGCCCCAGGAGCCTCAGTTCTGCCTCGCCCACCGTGTTCTCCGAGCGTGGGGAGAGCCTCAGGTGGAGGGTGGCCACATCGGCAACCGTGAAGAGCTCCTCCTTGGAAACCAGCCGGGCCCCGGCCTCCTTGGCTGCTTCCGCCGTGAGGTTCTGGCTCCACGCCACCACGTCCATGCCGAAGGCCTGCCCGTAGGCGGCCACCCGCCGGCCGATTTTGCCCAGCCCCACGATCCCCAGGGTCTTTCCGGCCAACTCCACCCCGACCGTCGACTGCCACGTTCCGGCCCGGAGGGAGGACTCCTCCGCGGGAAGGTGCCGGGCGATGGCCAGCAGCAGGGCCCAGGTCAGTTCCGGCGCTGCAGCGGGCGAACCGTTCGTGCCGCACACCGTCACCCCGTGCTCGGCCGCGGCTGCCACGTCGATGGCGGCGTTCGCCATTCCGGTGGTGACCAGCAGCTCAAGCCCCGGAAGCCTCTCAAACACCTCACGCGGGAACGCGGTCCGCTCGCGCATCGCGATCACCATGGTGGTGTCTGCCAGCGCGGAAACCAGGGCGTCCTGGGAAGCGAAAGGCTCACGGTAGGACGTCACGGCGACCCCTTCCGCCTCCAGGGCCGCGAAGTCGGCGAAGCCGTGGGCCACGTCCTGGTAGTCGTCGAGGATGGCCAGGCGGTGCGTCATGGGTGTCCTTCCCAGTGTGCTGCGTCCTTGGGTCACGTTCATCGTATGGCAGCGCCGCCCGGGAGGGTGCCTGAAACTCCAGCAACGCCGGGCATGATAGCAATGGGAGTGATGAATCCACGCCCATTCCCGATTTTGCCCCTGTGAGCGGCCGCGTCCTCTCCCGCATCCCGAAGAGCTGGGTCCTGCTGGCCTGCATCGGCCTGCTTGCGCTGAACCTCCGCGGCCCTTTCGTTGCCGTAGCACCCCTGGTGGACCTCATGCAGGCGGAGCTGCACTTTTCGCCGGTCATGCTGGGGCTGCTGACCAGCATTCCCGTGCTCTGCTTTTCGCTCGCTGCTCCCTTGGCGTCCCTTGCTTCGCGGAAATTCGGTGCCGAGTTCGCCGTTACGCTGACCATCGTGGGGGTCCTGGCCGGTGTGCTGGTGCGCTCCGCTGGGGGACCGGTGCTGGTGGTGGCCGGCACGGTGGTTATCGGGGTTGCCATCACGGTGGGAAACATCGCGGTGCCGCTGATCATCCGGCGGGACTTTGCGCCGCGGCGGCAGGGGACCGCGATGGGGATCTACACCGCCGCACTGAACATTGGGTCCTTCCTGACCTCGG
This window of the Pseudarthrobacter defluvii genome carries:
- a CDS encoding glycosyltransferase family 4 protein, whose translation is MRIGLVTGPWIQVPPATYGGTERVVDTLARGFAASGHEVLLAAPSDSTCPVQLVPGMRPTDYGGLGTTLSELSHVVRAYEGLKGVDIIHDHTLAGPLYLHRPGGVPLATTIHGPIHEQAADIYRAVARSGAVIAISRDQASHAPTVPVTRVIHHGMDLSAVPVGSGSGGYLCFVGRSCPDKGLVEAIAIARQADMHLKIAVKMREPEEIRYFRDVIEPMLGPNEDFVGEVDDATKYRLMGEAAAFLNPIQWSEPFGLVMIEALATGTPVVGTYIGSAPEIVKHGRTGFLGKTEELAGFVPAAAALDRAGCRKSVEDRFSAERMVAEHLELYSDLIEGRMPPGVPHGTRLHQNR
- a CDS encoding D-2-hydroxyacid dehydrogenase family protein → MTHRLAILDDYQDVAHGFADFAALEAEGVAVTSYREPFASQDALVSALADTTMVIAMRERTAFPREVFERLPGLELLVTTGMANAAIDVAAAAEHGVTVCGTNGSPAAAPELTWALLLAIARHLPAEESSLRAGTWQSTVGVELAGKTLGIVGLGKIGRRVAAYGQAFGMDVVAWSQNLTAEAAKEAGARLVSKEELFTVADVATLHLRLSPRSENTVGEAELRLLGPDGILVNTSRGPLVDQEALIKALNEGWIRGAALDVFDQEPLQAGHPLLAAPNTVLSPHLGYVTQESYRQFYGGALEDITAWLAGSPIRTITA
- a CDS encoding amylo-alpha-1,6-glucosidase, which codes for MTAWNADNEATVSESGSVTVLEGSSFCISSGSGDISPDAGTNGAFYQDTRIVSRWVLRVNGSLREPLSAQRPQPFQATFVGRAKWPGGRFDSPLVVRQVRHIGPGLQDDITLENYAAEPVECDIELLVDADQADLFDVKGGRTTGADDTTRTVSEGRLVIEAGRHGQQRGSAIGARDAEVSTDGLRFRVTVPARGKWATSVIVVPLVNGEAPEEPFKEGQLPHHREGVRRHLAWEENIPRISIEDTSLQNLLNRSQSDLGALRIFDAHHPERAAVAAGAPWFMALFGRDSLLTSYMSLMVNPNLALGTLQTLAGIQGKKVDPDSEEEPGRIPHEVRLGVTAGLSLGGTAYYGTADATPLFVAVLGELSRWGLSRDKIQPLLAHADRALDWIENYGDRDGDGFVEYLRANDHGLVNQGWKDSWDGINFADGTIAEAPIALCEVQAYVYSAYLGRSLLAHWSGDPALELHWADKAAAFKEEFNKKFWLPDKGYYAVALDKDKRPVDALTSNIGHCLWTGIVDQDKAVSVMEHLMSPQMFTGWGIRTLASDMGAYNPVSYHNGSVWPHDTALVATGLMRYGFVDEAKRVALGIFDAAAHFDGRLPELFCGFDRGEFPSPVPYPTACSPQAWAAAAPVQLARILLRFDPVFTRDVVHLAPILPEVVGTFRAENVLLDSSRVTISAAGTKGSVEGLPPGLKLLTEPRPPLAYPPNGFAGSSVRHGLNQPGA
- a CDS encoding GNAT family N-acetyltransferase; the encoded protein is MTHTIRRATADDAGALAALAAVTFPLACPPSSSPADIAAHLANTLSEEHFKGYLADPDTTILVIDAGGQLNGYSLLVDRPATDPDVASVLKLLPSVEISKCYVHPDYHGLGAAAELMHASLQAAAGGGGAGAWLGVNSQNARAIRFYEKSGFHKVGTKSFRLGSTVEHDFVLERALP